From the Streptomyces sp. 846.5 genome, the window GACATAGCCCTCGTACGGTGGACCGGCGGAGATGATGCGGGCGCCGCCGACGACCTGGTCCGGGTAGAGCCGGGCCGGCTCCCAGATCAGGTCGCGCACACCGCGGCCCGACCTCCGCGGCCACGACCTGTCCTGCTTCCAGCCCTCCATGATCTCCACCGCGCCCTCGTGGTGCTGCGTCCCGGTGCCGGAGAGTTCCACGCCCAGCAGTTCCTTGCCGCGGTCGTCGGCGGCCACCCGGGCCGCCAGCTCGCAGCCGATCGAGTGCGCCAGCACGAAGACGCCGGCCCCGCGCGGACGCGAGTCCAGCAGCCGGTCCAGCGCCGCGTAGACCAGGTCCACCCTGCGGGCGGGGTCGTCCATCTCGTCGCCGCGCTCGTAGGAGCTGCCGTACCCCGGACGGTCGAGGGCGATGACGGTGTACCCGAGCGCCGCGGCGGTCCGCAGCAGCGACTGCCGGGGCCGGTCCGGGTAGTCGAAATACTGCGAGGTCACCGCGCCGCCGTGCAGGGCGAGGATCACCGCTTGCGGCTGTTCCACCTCCAACTGCAGGGCCGACATGGGAATGCCGTCGACCTCGACGACACGGTGCACCGGATCGGATGGCGTCGTGCTGTCGGTCAACTGTCCGCCCTGAGTAGGATCACGCCGCTGGTGGCGAGACCGCCGGTGCTGACGACGGCGACCCGCGCGCCGTCCACCTGCCTCGGCCCGCCCTCCCCGCGCAGCTGGACCACTGCCTCCTCGAACAGCCCCAGACCATGGGTGCGTCCGTGCGAGAGCTGGCCGCCATGGGTGTTCAGCGGGAGCACGCCGTCCCTGGCGATGTTCTTTCCGCCGTCCAGGAAGTCCTTGCCCTCGCCGATCCCGCAGAAGCCCAGCGCCTCGATCCAGGAGAGGCAGTTGAAGGTGAATCCGTCGTACAGCTCGGCCACGTCGACGTCGGACGGACGCAGCGAGGTGCGCGTCCAGAGGTGGGCGGCCTGGCCGAGC encodes:
- a CDS encoding alpha/beta hydrolase, with the protein product MTDSTTPSDPVHRVVEVDGIPMSALQLEVEQPQAVILALHGGAVTSQYFDYPDRPRQSLLRTAAALGYTVIALDRPGYGSSYERGDEMDDPARRVDLVYAALDRLLDSRPRGAGVFVLAHSIGCELAARVAADDRGKELLGVELSGTGTQHHEGAVEIMEGWKQDRSWPRRSGRGVRDLIWEPARLYPDQVVGGARIISAGPPYEGYVAEHWAQQFPDVAARVRIPVHFTLGEYERVWRSGPAALADIAALFTASPRVVVEEQAEGGHNLSIGLTSLAYHLKILSFVEECILRE